CTGCGACGGTTACGACAACGGCGCATGGCTCGACACCGACGTGGACCGGCGGTTGGCCGAGGCCGCCGCCGGCGACGGCGTGGCGGTCACGGTGCCGGGACAACCGCGGCTGAGCCAAGCACCCGCACTCGGCGCGGCCAGCCCGGAGGTGGTGCCCACCGGCGTGGACCTGTTCAGCGCCAACGATATTCAGCTCCGATCACCGTGGGACGGCGAGATCGTCGACGTGGGCGACGGGTTCACCGTGCGCGGCGCCACCCACGAGGTGACGCTCCGCGGTGTGCGCGCCCCCGCCGGCGGTGCGGTGCGCGCGGGCGACCCGCTCGCGGTGGCCCCGGCCCGCAGCTGGGTACACGTCGGGGTCCGGCCGGTCGGCGCGCCCGTCGCTCCCCGATTCACCACCGCCGAACTGGCGCCGGGCTGGCTGGCGCTGGCCTGCGATCCGCGCCCGCTGTTCGGGCTGCAGCCGCCGAGCACGGATTCGGGCGACGACCTGTTGGCCCGCCGGGCCGCGAGTTTCGCCCCCGTGCAGGAGTTCTACTACCGCCGGCCGCCGCGGATCGAGCGGGGCTGGCGGCATTTTCTGATCTCCACCCGCGCCCGCAGCTATCTCGACATGGTCAACAACGTGACCGTGCTGGGGCATGCGCATCCGCGGGTGGCCGAGACCGCGGCGCGGCAACTGCGCAAGCTCAACACCAACTCGCGGTTCAACTACGAGGTGGTGGTGGAGTTCAGCGAGCGACTGGCCGCCACCCTGCCGGATCCGCTGGACACCGTGTTCCTGGTCAATTCCGGTTCGGAGGCCAGCGATCTGGCGCTGCGGCTGGCGACGGCGGCAACCGGTCGGCGCGACGTGGTGGCGGTGCGCGAGGCCTACCACGGCTGGACCTACGGCACCGACGCGGTGTCGACGTCGATCGCCGACAACCCCAACGCGCTGGCCACTCGCCCGGAATGGGTGCATACCGTGGAGGCGCCCAACAGTTTTCGCGGCAAATACCGCGGCGCCGAGGCGGTGCGCTATGCGCCCGAGGCGGTGGCGCAGATCGAGGAACTGGCCGCGGCGGGCCGGCCGCCCGCGGCGTTCATCTGCGAGAGCGTCTACGGCAACGCCGGTGGCCTGGCGCTACCGGACGGCTACCTGCAGCAGGTCTACGCGGCCGTGCGGGCCTGCGGCGGGTTGGCGATCTCCGACGAGGTCCAGGTCGGTTACGGCCGGTTGGGCCACTGGTTCTGGGGATTCGAACAGCAGAACGCGATACCCGACATCGTGTCGGTCGCCAAGGCGACGGGCAACGGTTACCCGTTGGGCGCGGTGATCACCAGCCGCGAGGTCGCCGAACGGTTCTCCTCGCAGGGATACTTCTTCTCCTCCACCGGCGGCAGCCCGCTGTCGTGTGCGATCGGGTTGACGGTGCTCGACGTGCTGCGGGAGGAGAAATTGCAGGACAACGCGATTCGCGTCGGCACCTATCTGAAGGACCGGCTGCTGGCGCTGGCGGACCGTCACCCGATCGTCGGCACCGTGCACGGTTTCGGGCTCTACCTCGGCGTCGAGCTCGTCCGGGACCGGCAGACCCTGGAACCGGCGACCGCCGAGACCGCGGCGATCTGCGAGCGGATGCTCGACCTCGGGGTGATCATCCAGCCGACCGGCGATCACCAGAACGTCCTCAAGACCAAACCGCCGCTGTGCATCGACACCGAGGCCGCCGACTTCTACGTCGACATGCTGGATCGGGTGCTCACCGAAGGCTGGTGACTCAGGCCAGCAGCGGCACCGTCTCCAGGCAGGTGTCGGTGAGGATCTCGAACATCACCCGGCCGGTGGCCACGAGCTCGGCCCGGGTGAACGCCTTGCCCGCCACCTGCAGGCGGCAGTCGGCCAGCGCGGAGTTGTAGCAGTACTTCGCGGTGCCGTCGGTGTCGGTGTAGGTCAGCCCGATGACGTCGGCGGGGTCGGCGGTGATCTCCCCTTCGATCATGTGCACGCCGATGCGCCCGCCGAACCGCCATTCGAACGGGTGGTATCGGCCGTGGGTCTGCAGGCTGTGGCGCAGCGAGCGCACCGCGAACTCCTCACCCTCGTGGCGGAACACGAACAGCGTGGCCGACGGGGTGAGCACCGGGCCGATCGCGGCGCGCGCCGTGACGATCTCGAGGGTGGAGTCGGGGGCGTTGTCGAATCCGCAGATCTGGCCGAACGCGTAGGCCGGGGTGTGGCGGGTGCCCCAGTTGTGGTTGACGCTGCCGGTCCAGCCGTCGACGTCGACCCGCACGCCGTCGAGTTCGAGCAGGCCGTCGAAACCCGCCAGCGGGTCACGCACCAGCGTCTTGGCGGTGGGAAACCGCGACCGGTAGGCGCGGTCTGTGAGCAACCGCACCGGCTCCCCCGCGCCCGGGGTGATCCGCAGCTCCCAGCGTGCCGTCCGGTCGCCGGCGCTCACCGCGCCGTGGGCGGTGTGTTCGTCGAGGACGGCTGCGGAGATCCGCGCGGTCCACTCGTCGTCGCGGTAGTCCGCGTCGTCGATCGGGTAGGACGCCTTGACCGCCCGGTTGCCCGCGCCCTGCGGGTCGAACAGCATCACCCACACGTCGGCGACCGGCCGGCCGACCGTCGGGAACAGCAGCGTCTGGCGCAGCCACAGCGCCTGGGGCCGCTGCGGGTGGTTGGCCCGGATGTAGCGGCTCTCGTAGTACGGCGGGGTCCTCGACAGCACGCGTTCAGCATCCCCCACCGACGCGGCGCCAGGGAATGCGGATCGAGGTCGCTATGCGTTGCCGGGGTTCTCGGCGTCCTGCGGGGCGCCGGTCCGCTCGGCTTCGGCGACCCGCTGGTGCAGCCGCGCCCGGATGTCGTCGGGGGTATAGGAATTGCGCCGCCGCTGATCACGCGCGACCAGCACACCACCGGCCACCACGCCGGCGACCCCGGCCAGTCCGACCCACTTCCAGATTCCCCGCATACCGGTCAGTCTGCCTAAGCTGCGAGCGTGAGTCCAAGCACGGTGTCACTGCAGCAGGCGCTCGAGGAGACCCGTACCGGCGATCTGTGGCTGTTCCGTGGCCGGTCCGGCCCGGACCGCGCCATCCAGTCGCTGACCAACAGCCCGGTCAACCACGTGGGCATGACGATCGCGATCGAGGATCTGCCGCCGCTGATCTGGCACGCGGAGCTCGGCGACAAGCTGCTCGACCTGTGGACCGGCGGCCACCACCGCGGCGTGCAGCTCAACGATGCGCGCCAGGTCGTGCAGCGGTGGGTGCACAACTACCACCAGCGCTGCTGGATCCGCCAACTCACCCCGCACGCCAACCGCGAACAGGAGGACGCCGCGCTCAAGGTGGTGGCCCGCATGGACGGCACCCCGTTTCCCAGCACCGCGCGGCTCACCGGACGCTGGTTTCGCGGCCGCATCGCCGCGACCGACTTCACCCGGCCGTTTCCGTTCCTGCACAAGCGAGTGGCCGAGAAGGCCCGGCGCAAGAAACAGGAACGCCTGCAGGTGGGGCTGGAGACCGCGTACTGCGCGGAGACCGTCGCCATCACCTACGAGGAGATGGGGCTGCTGTCCACCGACAAGCACTACAACTGGTTCGACCCCGGTTCGTTCTGGAGCGGCGAAAAACTGCCGCTGGCACCGGGTTACACGCTGGGCAAGGAGATCGAGGTCATCGTCGACTGACGGGTGGACCGACCGGGGCGGCCGGCGTCACAGCCGCGCGAAGCAGGGGTCGCTGTCCTCCTTCGGGATCGTCGCATCGCGGCTCGAGAACCTGCCGACCACACCGGAATCGGTGACCTCCACGGCATCGGCGCGGATGCCCAGCGGGTAGTTGTCGTTGAGTTGCTTGGTCAGCGCGTCGAGTCCGGTTTGGATGACCTCCTTCGGGATGGGCCCGGACGCCTCGAGCACCTCGAGGTTGAGGTCGCCGTCCTCCACGACGGGCCGAGCGGTGACGGAGGCGCCGTGGGCCTCGAAGATCACGGTCGCGGCGTTCGCGTCGGTGCGGACCCCGGTGATGAGGCTCCCGAACTGCAGGTTGGACACGACGGTGTCCTTGATGCCGGAGGCTTTCCAGGTCAGCACCGCGGTCAGCGAGCCGATGGTGCCCTTGGAATCGCCGTCATCGTGCAACCGGACGTCCTTGAGGGTGACCTCGGCGGTCATCCCGTCGGCCCGCTGCACCCGTTTCCCGGCGGTCTTGACCGTGATGTTGGTGTAGTAGCCGGTGAGGTACTGCCACAGGAACGGCGGGTTCACCCCGAACGAGACGGTCGCGCCGTCCTCGGTCACGCATTCGGCGACCTCGGTGAGGATGCCGTCGGCGCGGTTGCGGGCGTACAGCTCTCCGCCGGCCAGCGCCGCGGCGATCAGCGCGATCGCGATGACCGCGACGAGCACCAAGGTGGTCTTCCCGCGGCGCGGCTCGGGCCGGGGTTTCGGCTCGACGCTCGGTGGCGGCGGGGGCGGCGGGGTCGGCGGCTGGGGCCGGTAGATCAGCTCGGTGGGCCGGATGTCGGCCGGTGACGGCGGCTGCGGGATGCGTTGGGTCGGGCCGACCGCCCCGGGTACCGGCGGCGGTGGCGACCCGGGCGGTTGGGGTCGGCGGATCTGTTCGGTCGGGGAGTCCGGGCCCGGTGGACGGCGGCGCAGCTGCTCGGTCGGCGCGTCGTGGCGGGGCGGTTGCTGCGGCCACGGTGGACCGCCCGCCGGCCCCGGCCGACGGGGGTCTTCTGTCGGCCGCGGCCGACGGAAATGCTCGGTCGGGGAGTCCGGGGACGGCGGTCGGCGCGGCGGCGGCGCATCCCGGTCTGGCCGGGGATGCGGACCTGGCGGGTGCGGCGGCTGCGTCACTTGCGCGATTGTGCCCGGCCCGACCGGTTTCCGTCGAGCGAACCGCCGTCAGAGGGGTGCCGCACGGGCCGGCGCGGCCACACCGCTACCGTCCTCGGCGTGGACAACGCGGCGAGACCGGACATGAACGTCGGCTTCAACAAGCTGGTCGGCATGGAGCTGCTGGACTTCGGGCCCGACGGCGGAGCGGCGCGGCTGCGCATCGACCAGCGTCACCACCAGCCGTACGGCATCGTCCACGGCGGGGTGTACGCCGCCCTCATCGAGACCGTCGCGAGCATCTCGGGCTCCACCTGGTTGCGGTCCCGGCAGGGCACCGGCCGTTGCGTCGGGGTCAACAACAACACCGACTTCCTGCGCGCGATCTCCGACGGCGTGGTCACAGCGACGTCCACCCCCATCCACCGGGGACGGCGTCAGCAGCTGTGGCTGGTCGAGGTCGTCGACGAGACCGGCCGCATGGTCGCCCGCGGCCAGGTCCGGCTGCAGAACCTCGACTCCTAGCCGCGATTGGCCGCGACCGCCCGCCGGATCAGCGCCATGAACGCCTCCGGGTCGAGCCGGTCGTTCTCACGCAGGTCGATGGCGCGGCGGACCCCCGCCGTCAGGCTGGCGTTGAACAGCTTGTCCGGGTCGTCGATGGAGGCACCCTTGGCGAAGGTGATCTTCACCTTGTCCTTGTAGGTCTCCAGGGTGCAGACGATCCCGTCCAGCGAAAACGTGGGCACCCCATCGGGATTCGACGGTTTGCGCCACTTGGTCTCCTCGACGATGTCGGGTTCGGCCTGCTTGATCAGGGCCCGGATCTCGTCGACTCGGTGCGTGCGCCAATCGTCGGCCATACCGGCGAATCTACCCCGCACGCTCACGGCTGGGCGAATCCCGCTGCGCTCAACACCTTTCGCCCGTCATCGCTGAGCACCAGCTCGACGAATCGCTGTGCCAGCTCGGCGTTCCCGCTCTGCTTGAGCACCGCGATCGGGTAGGTGTTGACGGCGTCGGCGGACTCCGGGAAGCCCACCGCGCCCACCCGGTCACCCGCCGCCCGGGCGTCGGTGACATAGACCAACCCCGCGTCGGCCTCACCCGCGATCACCTTGCCGAGCACATCGCTGACCTGGAACTCCTCGCTGACCGGGTTCAACCGGACACCGGTGGCCCGCTCGATGGTCTCGGCGGCCGCCCCGCACGGCACCTGCGGCGCGCACACCACCACCGCGACGTCGGTCCGGGCGAGGTCGCGGAATCCGGTGATTCCCTTCGGATTGCCCGGCGCCACCGCGATGGTGAGCGTGTTGGCCGCGAAGCCGACCGGCGAACCGGCGAGCAGACCGGCCTCGGCGGCCTTGTCCATGGTCGCGGTGTCGGCGGCGGCGAACACATCGGCCGCCGCGCCGTGCTGCAGCTGCGTCACCAGGGTCGAAGATCCCGCGAACGAGAACTCGACCGCGCTGCCGGGGTGCGCGGCCTCGAACCGTTCGCCGAGCTCGGTGAACACCTCGCGCAGCGACGCGGCGGCGAACACCGTGAGCGTGCCGCCCTCCGCCGAGGCGGGCTGGTCGCCGGACGACCCGCAGCCGCTGATGCTCGCCAGCAGCACAGCGAGCGCCGCGATCCGGCCGATACGTCGCACGGTTGCCTCCCGGGTGGTTCTCGGTCAGCGGGCCGGCACCGACAGCGCCCGCCTGACGGTGCCGGTGTCGGCCAGCCGCACGCCGATGCGTTCTAGGTCCGCCAGTCGTTCCGGGCTGGTCTGCGACACGGCGTCGACGACCAGGACCGCCCGGAAGTCGCGTTCGCTGGCGTCGAACAGGGTAGCGCGCGGACAGTTCGGCAGATTGCAGCCGGCGACGACGACGGTGTCGCAGCCCTGGTCGCGCAGCCAGTCCTCCAGGCGGGTGCGGTGGAAGGCGCTCCAGCGCGGTTTGAACAGCACGACCTCCCGCGCCCCCACGGTCTGTTCGCGGCCCGCCAGCAACCGCTCGCTGTCCAGCGACACCGGGGCCGGCAGCACCTCGGCGGGGATCTGCGCGCCGTCCGAACCCGGCGCGACGACGCGTCCGCCCTGCTCGATGTGCCGACGTCGCGGCAGGTCGACATCGGAGCCGCCCGGCCGGTACAGCCGCACGATGTGCGCGATCGGGCGGCCCGCGGCGCGGAACGCCGCCGTCAGCGCCGCGACGCGGGGAACCACCGCGCTCGTCCCCGGGACCGCCGCCGCTCCCCCGTCGAGGAAGTCCCGCTGCAGGTCCACCACCACCAGGGCCGAGGCCGCCCAGTTCGGGGTCGTGTAATCGGGTCCGCTCACCACAGTCGTCTCGGGTCCGCCGTGCACCACGCGCCGGTGCTCACCCTAGCGGCCCGGGCGGCGCCGCACCGTCGCCGAACCGGCCGGGGCGGCCTCCCTAGACTGGAGGCACTGGTGCGGGATCGTCCCGCCGTTACGAGACTTTCCGGGACTTTGCGAGATAGCGACGATGAAGATTCAGCTGCACAACCCCAAGCGTGAAGTGGAGCTCACCGGTCCGCTGCGGGCCAGCGAGCTGTGCAAACAACTGCGGCTCAACCGGGAGTCCGTCCTCCTCATCCGTGGCGACGAACTGGTGACAGGCGACGCCCTGCTCCAGGAAGCCGACACCGTGGAGGTCAGGCCGGTGATCTCGGGGGGCTGACGTTTGAAGTGTGACCGTTGCGAGGAGCAGGCCGCCATCGAGGTGCGCCACGAGCGCGCCGCCTTCTGCCCGGCCTGCTTCGTTCAGCGCTGCCGTGACCAGGTCCGCGCCGCGATCGACCAGCACCGGATGATCCACCCCGGTGAGCGCGTGCTGGTCGCGGTGTCCGGCGGCAAGGACTCCCTGGCGGTGTGGGATCTGCTGCTGGATCTGGGCTATGAGGCCGACGGGGTGTATCTGGGCCTGGGTATCGGCGGCTACAGCGACCGCTCCGGCGACTGCGCGCGGGCGTTCGCCGAACGGCGCGGGGTCCGGCTGATCGAGGTCGACATCGCCGCCGAGGCAGGTTTCACCATCCCGCAGGCGTCACGGACCAAACGCACCCCGTGCTCGGCGTGCGGGCTGACCAAACGCCACCTGCTCAACAAGGTCACCCTCGAGCACGGTTACGACGTGCTGGTCACCGGGCACAACCTCGACGACGAGGCCGCCGTGCTGTTCGGCAACACCATGCAGTGGAACATGCCGTACCTGGCGCGGCAACGTCCGGCGCTGCCGGAGTCCCCCGGGTTCGCCCGCCGGGTCAAGCCGCTGGTGCGGCTGACCGAGCGGGAGACGGCGGCCTACTGCGTCATCCGGCGCATCGACTACATCCTCGAGGAGTGCCCGATGGCCGCCGGTAACCGCCACCTGATGTACAAGGAGCTGCTCAACTCGCTCGAGGAGCGGGCACCGGGGTCGAAGGCGACCTTCCTCAACGGGTTCTTCGAACGGCAGGCGCCGCTGCTGGCCGACCTGGCCGAAGAGGAACGCGGCACCGTCGGCACCTGCTCACGCTGCGGCTCGCCGACGACCGCGGAGGTGTGTGCGTTCTGCCGGTTGCGGGATCAGGCCACCCGGCCACCACGGCGGCACAAGAAGCGGCGCCGCAGCCGTCCGGCGGCCGGCGGTGCCACGACGAACGGCGGCGCCGCGAACGGGACGCCACCCGAGGCCGGTGCGCAGCAGCCGGCACCCGAGGCGCCGGTGCCCGACGGCGCCCGACTGCTGCCGATCGAGCCGGTGCCGGCCGAACCGCGCTGACACCGCGCCGGGCCGGCGCCGTCGAGACGTCGGCGAGTGTGCGCATTCGTCCCCTCCGCCGGCGTGTCGCGAACGAAACCGCACAATCGCGGACGCGGCGGGCGAGGTGAGCCCTACACGTTGAACTTGAACTCGACCACGTCGCCGTCCTGCATGACGTAGTCCTTGCCCTCCATGCGGACCTTGCCGGCGGCGCGGGCGGCGGCCATCGACCCGGCCTCGACCAGGTCGTCGAACGAGACCACCTCGGCCTTGATGAAGCCGCGCTCGAAATCGCTGTGGATCACCCCGGCCGCCTTCGGCGCGGTGGTGCCCTGCTTGATGGTCCAGGCCCGGGCCTCCTTGGGCCCGGCGGTCAGAAACGTCTGCAGCCTGAGCGTGTGGAACCCGGCGCGGGCCAGCGCGTCGAGCCCGCGTTCGGTCTGTCCGATCGACGCCAACAGCTCGGCGGCCTCGGCGTCGTCGAGCTCCTGCAGCTCGGACTCGATCTTGGCGTCGAGGAACACGCAGTCGGCCGGGGCGACCAGCTCACGCAGCTCGGCCTTGCGGGCGTCGTCGGTGAGCACCTCCTCGTCGCAGTTGAACACGTACAGGAACGGCTTGGTGGTCAGCAGGTTGAGCTCGCGCAGCGGGCCCGGATCCACCCCGGCCGCGTACAGGGTCTTGCCGCCGTTGAGCACCTCCTGCGCGGCCAGCGCGGCCTCGTAGGCCGGGCGGCGGTCCTTGTGGGTGCGGGCCTCCTTCTCCAGCCGCGGCAGCGCCTTCTCCAGCGTCTGCAGGTCGGCCAGGATGAGCTCGGTCTCGATGGTCTCGATGTCGGACCTGGGGTCCACCCGGCCCTCGACGTGGGTAACGTCATCGTCGGAGAACACCCGCACCACCTGGCAGATGGCGTCGCATTCGCGGATGTTGGCCAGGAACTTGTTGCCCAGCCCCGCACCCTCGGAGGCGCCTTTGACGATGCCGGCGATGTCGACGAAGGTGACCGTCGCCGGAACGATCCGCTCCGAGCCGAACATCTCGGCGAGTTTGTCGAGCCTGGGGTCGGGCAACGGCACCACGCCCTCGTTCGGCTCGATGGTCGCGAACGGATAGTTGGCCGCCAGCACGTTGTTCCGCGTCAGCGCGTTGAACAGCGTGGATTTACCGACATTCGGCAGTCCGACGATTCCCAGGTTCAGGCCCACAGAGCAGACAGTCTGCCAGACCGTGACGGGCACGCCAGTACCGCGCTGACAGCACCAACTGACACCAGCCGGTACGGTCTACCTGTGTCAGCACAGCGCGCGCGGTCGGCGATCGAGGTCGACCATCGGTCAGCGCACCCCAACATTCCGGGTGTTCCGTGGTGGGGTGCTGTGCTCATCGCGGCCACGTTGACCGCGGTCGGTTTCGCGTACGACGCGGGTACCGGCGCCAACAAGCTGAGCGCCGTGTTCGCCGGGTGCTATGTGCTGGGCTGCGTGCTCGCGGTCCTGGCGGTGCGGCAGAACGGGCTGTTCACCGCGGTCATCCAGCCCCCGCTGCTGTTGTTCGTCAGCGTGCCGACGGCCTATTTGCTGATGACCGGCAGCAACGTGAGCAACCTCCGGGACACCCTGATCAACTGTGCCTATCCGCTGATCGAGCGATTCCCGTTGATGTTCTTCACCTCCGCGGGGGTGCTGCTCATCGGGCTGCTGCGGTGGTACGTGGGGACGAAGGGGCGGCGCGCCGCTCCCGCCGGTGACGCCACGGGCATCGCCGCCACCCTGCGGTCGCGGCTCGCGACGCTGATGCCGCGGACCGGCAGCGACCGGGCCGCCGCGCGGACCCGCACCCGGGAACGCGCCCGAACCGGCGAACGCGCCCGCGCACGCACCCGCCAGACGGCCGAGGCCGCGGCGCGCCGCCGCTCCCCCGCGGAACGGGCCGCCCGCGGTTCGCGGGCGACGACGGCGTCGGCTCGCCGCACCAAGTCCGCGGAGCGCAGTGCCGCGTCGCGGTCCCGGCACACCCGGCCACCCGAGACCGAGATCATGCCGTCGGCAGCCGATCGGCCCTGGCGTCCGCGCCGGCAGGGCCAGCCCCCGGCCGAACCGCGTCGCAGATCACAGCCGCAGCGCCGGGTCCCGCCCGAGCACCGGTCCGGATACGAGCGCCCGGAGCGGTCCCGCCGATCCGACGACCGCCGTTACGGGGACCGCTACGGGGACCGCTATGACGACGGCCTGCCCCTGGAACCGCACAGCGGCAACGGCAGCCGCAACGGAAGCAGCCGCAGCCGCGCCAGGAGCAGCCGCAACGGCTCGACCACCAACACCCACCACCCCGTTTCGCGGGTGCGCTACCGGGGTGTCGACCCCGACCAGGACTACCGGCCGCAGCGGTCGGCGCGCGAACACGACGTGGAGAGCTGGGAGTACGACATCTGACCGCCCGGGCCCGATCGACCGGGACCACGCGGAGGCGCGGTGACGGTCAGGTGCGGGCGGGCCGGATCTCGCGCGGCAGCGCGAACACCAGCGTCTCGTTCGCGGTGGTGACGGTCTGCACGCTGGTGTAGCCGTAATCGGCCAACCGCTCCAGCACCCCGCGGACCAGGATCTCCGGCACCGAGGCCCCCGAGGTGACGCCGACCGTGGTCACACCGTCCAGCCAGGCCGGGTCGATGTCGTCGGCGTAATCGACCAGGTGGGCGGCGTCGGCGCCGGCGCCCAGCGCCACCTCGACCAGCCGCACCGAGTTCGATGAGTTGCGGGAGCCGACCACGATCACCAGCTCGCACTCCGGCGCCATGGCCTTCACCGCGACCTGGCGGTTCTGGGTGGCGTAGCAGATGTCGTCGCTCGGCGGGTCCTGCAGCTTCGGGAACCGCTCCCGCAGCCGGCGCACCGTCTCCATGGTCTCGTCCACGCTCAGCGTGGTCTGCGACAGCCAGATCACCTTGTTCTCGTCGCGCACGGTGACCTTGTCGACCGCATCCGGCCCGTCGACGAGCTGCACGTGGTCGGGCGCCTCACCGGCGGTGCCGATGACCTCCTCGTGGCCCTCGTGCCCGATGAGCAGGATGTCGTAGTCGTCGCGGGCGAAGCGCTTGGCCTCGTTGTGCACCTTGGTGACCAGCGGGCAGGTCGCGTCGATCACCCGCAGGTTGCGCCGCTCGGCGGCCTCCCGCACGCTCGGCGCCACGCCGTGGGCGGAGAACACCACGATCGCGCCCTCGGGCACCTCGTCGCACTCGTCGACGAACACCGCCCCGCGCTTGGCCAGCGTCTCGACGACGTGGCGGTTGTGCACGATCTCGTGCCGCACGTAGACCGGTGCGCCGTGCTTCTCCAGCGCGCGTTCCACGGTCTCCACCGCGCGGTCGACACCCGCGCAGTACCCCCGCGGCTCGGCGAGCAATACCCGCTTGCCGGATACGCCACCGCCGACAGAGCTGGCTGTACCCGGAATCCCCATGTTGACAGTCGGCGGCATGGGTTCCAGCGTACGCATTCACGGCCTTGCCGGACCAGCCGAGAGCCCGGCCGTAGGCTGGGAGCCATGGCAACCGCACCGTATGGGGTCCGCCTGCTCGTCGGGGCGGCGGTCACCGCCATCGAGGAGACCCGCAAGCTTCCGCAGACCATCCTGACCTACCCGATGACCGTGGCCAGCCAGGTGGCGCAGCTGGTGATGAAGGTGCAGCAGGACGTCGCGCAGCTGGTCATCAAGGGTGACGAGACGCTCGAGGCGCTGTTCCCGCCGAAGGAGGAACAGCCCGAGTGGGCCACCTTCGACGAGGACCTCGAGGATCAGGACGGCGAGGAACCGTCCGGCGACGGCCAGCGGCGCACCGCGGGACGGTACGCGCTGTTCACCGACGCCGAGCCGGCGACGGCCGACGGGCAGCAGTCGACGGAGTCGGCCGAGTCCGGCGAGCCGAAACCGGTCGAGGTCCCGGCGATCGTCAACGAGCTCGACTACGACTCGCTCACGCTCGCCCAGCTGCGGGCCCGGCTGTCGTCGCTGCGGGTCGCCGACCTCGAGGCGCTGCTGGCCTACGAACAGGCCACCAGGGCGCGCGCCCCGTTCCAGACGCTGCTGGCCAACCGGATCACCCGCGCGACCGCCAAGTGACACGGCCGGCGGGCTGAGCGACATGCCGGACGCCGAACCGGGCAAGTCCCCGGACAACCCGTGGCCGGTACGCGCGGTGGCCACCCGGTTGGCCAAGTACATCGACCGGCTCGGCGGGGTGTGGGTCGAGGGGCAGATCGCGCAGCTCAACATGCGGCCCACGGTGGCGTTCATCGTGCTGCGCGACCCGGCGGCCGACATGTCGCTGACCGTGGTCTGCCCGCGCGATCTGGTGCTCGACGCCCCGGTCAAGCTGGCCGAGGGCGTGCAGGTGGTGATGCACGGCAAGTTCCAGTTCCACACCGCGCGCGGAACCATCTCGTTGTGGGCCAACGAGATTCGCGCGGTTGGCCTGGGTGAGCTGCTGGAGCGCATCGAGCGGCTGCGCCGGCTGCTGGAGGCCGAGGGGTTGTTCGACCCGCGGCTCAAGCGCCCGCTGCCGTTCCTGCCGAACCTG
The window above is part of the Mycolicibacterium hassiacum DSM 44199 genome. Proteins encoded here:
- a CDS encoding aminotransferase, producing MTTGFNFLEQEELPAPRVSAEQAERLLAEHFGLRARATPLGSQQDCNYLMTLDDGAVAGVLKIANPAFTAAEVTVQDAAAERIAAAEPDLRVAVALPNSAGRTCTAVDGLLDGTAQVRLLRYLDGGTLVESGFLAPSVVAELGSVAGRVSRALAGFDHAGLDRVLQWDPRFGFEVVTRLVSHVEPAHRDAIRSAAAEAWERISAVAGELPVQAVHLDLTDANLVVSAGGDGPRPDGVIDFGDLTRSWAVSELAVTASCVLGHPGCGPTSVLPAVRAFHAIRPLSAAEAEALWPLVVLRTAVLIVSGAQQALLDPDNDYLTAQSEAEWRMFTQAVSVPMAVMTELIRADLGRAGPRPAPEVRCSMLPAEVPVTTLDLETTCDGYDNGAWLDTDVDRRLAEAAAGDGVAVTVPGQPRLSQAPALGAASPEVVPTGVDLFSANDIQLRSPWDGEIVDVGDGFTVRGATHEVTLRGVRAPAGGAVRAGDPLAVAPARSWVHVGVRPVGAPVAPRFTTAELAPGWLALACDPRPLFGLQPPSTDSGDDLLARRAASFAPVQEFYYRRPPRIERGWRHFLISTRARSYLDMVNNVTVLGHAHPRVAETAARQLRKLNTNSRFNYEVVVEFSERLAATLPDPLDTVFLVNSGSEASDLALRLATAATGRRDVVAVREAYHGWTYGTDAVSTSIADNPNALATRPEWVHTVEAPNSFRGKYRGAEAVRYAPEAVAQIEELAAAGRPPAAFICESVYGNAGGLALPDGYLQQVYAAVRACGGLAISDEVQVGYGRLGHWFWGFEQQNAIPDIVSVAKATGNGYPLGAVITSREVAERFSSQGYFFSSTGGSPLSCAIGLTVLDVLREEKLQDNAIRVGTYLKDRLLALADRHPIVGTVHGFGLYLGVELVRDRQTLEPATAETAAICERMLDLGVIIQPTGDHQNVLKTKPPLCIDTEAADFYVDMLDRVLTEGW
- a CDS encoding LmeA family phospholipid-binding protein → MTQPPHPPGPHPRPDRDAPPPRRPPSPDSPTEHFRRPRPTEDPRRPGPAGGPPWPQQPPRHDAPTEQLRRRPPGPDSPTEQIRRPQPPGSPPPPVPGAVGPTQRIPQPPSPADIRPTELIYRPQPPTPPPPPPPSVEPKPRPEPRRGKTTLVLVAVIAIALIAAALAGGELYARNRADGILTEVAECVTEDGATVSFGVNPPFLWQYLTGYYTNITVKTAGKRVQRADGMTAEVTLKDVRLHDDGDSKGTIGSLTAVLTWKASGIKDTVVSNLQFGSLITGVRTDANAATVIFEAHGASVTARPVVEDGDLNLEVLEASGPIPKEVIQTGLDALTKQLNDNYPLGIRADAVEVTDSGVVGRFSSRDATIPKEDSDPCFARL
- a CDS encoding PaaI family thioesterase; protein product: MNVGFNKLVGMELLDFGPDGGAARLRIDQRHHQPYGIVHGGVYAALIETVASISGSTWLRSRQGTGRCVGVNNNTDFLRAISDGVVTATSTPIHRGRRQQLWLVEVVDETGRMVARGQVRLQNLDS
- a CDS encoding DUF1801 domain-containing protein, whose protein sequence is MADDWRTHRVDEIRALIKQAEPDIVEETKWRKPSNPDGVPTFSLDGIVCTLETYKDKVKITFAKGASIDDPDKLFNASLTAGVRRAIDLRENDRLDPEAFMALIRRAVAANRG
- the modA gene encoding molybdate ABC transporter substrate-binding protein, with amino-acid sequence MRRIGRIAALAVLLASISGCGSSGDQPASAEGGTLTVFAAASLREVFTELGERFEAAHPGSAVEFSFAGSSTLVTQLQHGAAADVFAAADTATMDKAAEAGLLAGSPVGFAANTLTIAVAPGNPKGITGFRDLARTDVAVVVCAPQVPCGAAAETIERATGVRLNPVSEEFQVSDVLGKVIAGEADAGLVYVTDARAAGDRVGAVGFPESADAVNTYPIAVLKQSGNAELAQRFVELVLSDDGRKVLSAAGFAQP
- a CDS encoding cysteine hydrolase family protein, with the protein product MSGPDYTTPNWAASALVVVDLQRDFLDGGAAAVPGTSAVVPRVAALTAAFRAAGRPIAHIVRLYRPGGSDVDLPRRRHIEQGGRVVAPGSDGAQIPAEVLPAPVSLDSERLLAGREQTVGAREVVLFKPRWSAFHRTRLEDWLRDQGCDTVVVAGCNLPNCPRATLFDASERDFRAVLVVDAVSQTSPERLADLERIGVRLADTGTVRRALSVPAR
- a CDS encoding MoaD/ThiS family protein, whose product is MKIQLHNPKREVELTGPLRASELCKQLRLNRESVLLIRGDELVTGDALLQEADTVEVRPVISGG